The DNA sequence CCGGCTTGCCGGTGCGCCTGGCCTCGGCGTGGAAGCGGGCCACCTCCTCGGGCTCGAAGGGCTTGGCCGCCCAGCCGCGGGCGTTGCGCGTGAAGATCTGCAGGCACTCGGCCCCGTCCTCCTCGGCGCGTGCGAACGCCGTGGAGACACCGCCTGCGATGCCTTCGTGAGCTCCGAGGAGCATGGGGGCGGACCTATACAATGAGCGGGCCCTGGCCCGCCACGGTCGCGGGGGGCGTCGAGCCGAACGGGCTTTTCCGTCGTGAAGACGGCAGCTTGAACGGCGAGCGCCCCGCCGGCCCCCTCGCTCGGGGGCCTTGGGGGCGCTGCGCGACGGCCCGGCGGGGCCTGCCTACCGGACCAGCTTCTTGGCCCCGGCCTTCTCCGCCGTGGCGCCCGAGAAGAACTTCTCGGCGTGCGCCAGGCCGTTCTCGATGGCGTCCATGGTCAGCTCGCGCAGGGTGCCCTCGGGCTGGCGGAAGGAGTCGTAGTACCGCTGCCGGTCGGTGGCGTGGATGATGACCGGCAGGTACCCCGCCTGGAACAGGATCAGGTTGACCAGCAGGCGCGCCACCCGGCCGGAGTTCTCGGTGAACGGGAAGATCACCATGAAGCCGTGGTGCAGCTTGACGGCCTGCTGCATGGGGTGGGCGTTCTTGAAGTCCACCGAGTCGCACAGGTCGAAGAGCTTCTGCAGCGCCGGCTGGATCTTGGGCGGCTGGGCGATCTCGTGGAAGTAGCTGCGGTGCAGCGGCATGTCCTTGCGGTACTCGGCGACGCTGCGCCCCTCGATGCCCGCGCCCAGGGTCTCGTAGAGCTTCTTCACCATCGAGAGGTTGAGCTTGAGCTTCTTGGCCTTGGCCTCGGCGCGCACCAGGTCGATGGCGGACTTGTGGTTGCGGATCTCGCGGAGCGCCCCCACGAAGGTCGCGTCGGCCACCGGCTGGTTCTCCAGGCCGAGGGCCAGCTCCTGGCTGGTGTAGACGACACCCTCCAGGGCGTTCTCGTGATACAGCCACGAGAGCTCCCACTTCCGCATGAAGTCCTCGGCCTGCTCCGGCACGGCGCGCATGCGCACGGCCAGGTCTTCGTGACGATCGTCGATGTCGACGTAACGGGTCCGCATAAGGGCCTCACTTGGCTCGGCGGTCCGCCTGGCATCCCCACCTGCAGCCGGCGACCTGCGTAAGCCTTCGATATCTAAGTACTTTTAAGGAACTGACGCGAGGGGTCGGGAATCTAGCCGAATCGGACTCGAAAGGTCAACCTATTTGCCCCGTCGAGTTCCCCGGCGCCATCGGAGAACCTCGCAGGCGCTCGGGATCTTCCCGGCCGGGTGAGGGTTATTCGCCGGCGTCCCTGGCCAGGTGGGCTGGGGTGGGATCCCGTTGGTTTCCGGGACCTTCGAGGGTGTCCGGGCGCCCCTCCGAGGGCGCTCAGCTCACCACGCGGTCGAAGCTCTGGCGCACCGCCGCGGTGACCCGGGCGTACTCGCCCTGGAAGCGCGCCCCGGGATCGTCGCCGAAGTAGCCGAGCCGGCGCGCCAGCTGGGCCAGCGGGGCGCCGCGGTCCGGCAGGTGGTCCACCCCGTAGTCGTGCACGATGCGCAGCCTGAGCTCGACCCGGCGCAGGAACTCGTAGCCCGTGGAGAAGGCGTCGAAGTCGGCCTCGCGCAGCAGGCCGGCGGCGCGCAGCCGGCGCAGCGCCTCCGGGGTGGAGGTGGTGCGGATGGCCGGGTGGGCGTGGCCGTGCAGCAGCTGCAGGAACTGGGCGGCGAACTCCACGTCCACCAGGCCGCCGCGCCCGGTCTTGGGGTTCTTGCCGCGCGCCGCCTCCTGCCCCAGCTGGCTCTCCATCCGCTCGCGCATGCGCCGGACCTCGGCCGCCAGCGCCGCCGGGTCCTCGGGCCTGCCGAAGACCACCGGCTCGATGACCTGGCTGTGCACCTGGTCCCACAGCGCGGCGTCGCCCGCCACGAAGCGGGCCCGCAGCAGGGCCTGCCGCTCCCACAGCTGCGAGCGCACCGGCCCGCCGTCCGCGCCGCCGGCGCCGCCGGGCAGCGCCTGCCCCACGTGGTAGCGGGTGAAGGCCTCGGCGCC is a window from the Anaeromyxobacter sp. genome containing:
- a CDS encoding Fic family protein codes for the protein MRTRYVDIDDRHEDLAVRMRAVPEQAEDFMRKWELSWLYHENALEGVVYTSQELALGLENQPVADATFVGALREIRNHKSAIDLVRAEAKAKKLKLNLSMVKKLYETLGAGIEGRSVAEYRKDMPLHRSYFHEIAQPPKIQPALQKLFDLCDSVDFKNAHPMQQAVKLHHGFMVIFPFTENSGRVARLLVNLILFQAGYLPVIIHATDRQRYYDSFRQPEGTLRELTMDAIENGLAHAEKFFSGATAEKAGAKKLVR